Proteins from a single region of Undibacterium sp. KW1:
- a CDS encoding hemin ABC transporter substrate-binding protein: MRSISPQTQHNRLRRQTLMQLASLAGLAGSSMLAPWAQAATGKGKQRIISVGGAITEIIYALNASNDLVAVDTTSNFPESVQKLPNVGYARALSAEGVLALAPTQIIASEDAGPPAVIRQLTSSGIPLAVLPAHHKFEGVLDRIKQIGELTGTQAQAVTLMQSLQQEWTRVRTPIEQRKGKGPKAVFILAHAPNQIMVAGRETAAHAVLEYAGASNALTAGSGGNGFNGYKPLTPEAMIAAQPDIILVTDQGLKASGGIESVLKLPGVEQTPAGRKRRVLSQEAMLMLGFGPRLPAAISQLDSAITRAMQA; encoded by the coding sequence ATGCGCAGCATAAGTCCACAAACCCAGCACAATCGCCTGCGCAGGCAGACTTTGATGCAACTTGCTAGCCTGGCGGGTTTGGCTGGCTCCAGCATGCTGGCACCGTGGGCACAAGCCGCAACCGGCAAAGGCAAGCAGCGCATCATCAGCGTAGGCGGCGCGATCACCGAGATCATCTACGCCCTCAATGCCAGCAATGACCTAGTCGCCGTCGATACCACATCCAACTTCCCTGAGAGTGTGCAAAAACTGCCTAATGTCGGCTATGCGCGTGCACTGTCAGCAGAAGGGGTATTGGCCCTGGCACCAACGCAAATCATCGCCAGCGAAGATGCAGGCCCGCCTGCCGTGATACGCCAGTTGACATCCTCAGGTATCCCGCTCGCGGTCTTGCCTGCGCATCACAAGTTTGAAGGCGTGCTCGACCGCATCAAGCAGATTGGTGAACTGACTGGGACACAAGCCCAGGCCGTCACCCTGATGCAAAGCCTGCAGCAGGAATGGACCAGGGTCCGTACACCGATAGAGCAGCGCAAGGGCAAAGGCCCCAAAGCCGTATTCATTCTCGCCCATGCACCTAACCAGATCATGGTGGCAGGTCGTGAAACCGCCGCCCATGCCGTGCTTGAATATGCAGGTGCCAGCAATGCCCTGACTGCAGGTAGTGGTGGCAATGGTTTCAATGGCTACAAGCCTTTGACACCAGAAGCCATGATCGCAGCCCAGCCCGACATCATCCTCGTGACCGACCAGGGCCTGAAAGCCTCAGGCGGCATAGAATCCGTATTGAAATTGCCGGGTGTGGAACAAACACCGGCAGGCCGCAAGCGCCGCGTGCTGTCGCAGGAAGCCATGCTCATGCTAGGCTTTGGGCCACGTCTGCCAGCGGCAATCAGCCAGCTGGACAGCGCCATCACCCGGGCCATGCAGGCATGA
- a CDS encoding iron ABC transporter permease: MKASVAVSGELPPSLQAKLLQGGRPGPLLVLVLSMALLAALLLSVQFGAVPVTLQDWLTLLDFSDDQTLTGSSYVLWNIRLPRALFAMLVGAALGMSGALTQGLFRNPLADPNLLGITAGAAAAAGLSIVVLSGMHLPIPMSWRMWILPVTAFSGALLVCFALDRVARWISPGSIVGLLLTGIALNALSAAVLGLCTYLATDEQLRNLSFWTLGSLAGASWLAAGLLLTLLLPAWWWVRRMISAMNALALGEAAAAHVGIDVRRLRTQVIVLVAVLTGFAVAWCGMIGFISLVAPHLVRTMGGPDQRQVIPRSMLMGGLLLLLADTVARCIAIPAEVPVGIFTALLGSPFFLILLRNARGRLA, from the coding sequence ATGAAAGCCTCAGTAGCCGTGTCTGGTGAATTGCCACCAAGTTTGCAGGCAAAGCTTTTGCAAGGCGGCAGACCTGGCCCGCTGCTAGTGCTGGTGCTGAGTATGGCCCTGCTTGCCGCTTTACTGCTGAGTGTGCAATTCGGTGCCGTGCCAGTCACATTGCAAGACTGGCTGACCCTGCTAGACTTCAGCGACGACCAGACGCTGACTGGCAGCAGCTATGTCTTGTGGAATATCCGACTGCCACGTGCCCTGTTTGCCATGCTGGTGGGTGCTGCACTCGGCATGTCAGGTGCACTGACGCAAGGCCTGTTCCGCAATCCGCTGGCAGATCCCAATTTGCTGGGCATTACTGCCGGTGCTGCTGCGGCTGCGGGTTTGAGTATCGTCGTCTTGTCAGGCATGCACTTGCCTATCCCCATGTCCTGGCGCATGTGGATCTTGCCAGTCACCGCGTTCAGCGGTGCCTTGCTGGTTTGTTTTGCACTTGATCGTGTCGCCCGCTGGATTTCACCTGGTTCCATCGTCGGCCTGCTTCTGACAGGCATTGCTTTGAACGCCCTGAGCGCTGCCGTGCTGGGCCTGTGCACTTACCTGGCAACGGACGAGCAATTGCGCAACCTGAGTTTCTGGACCCTGGGCTCCCTGGCAGGTGCCAGCTGGCTGGCTGCTGGCTTGCTATTGACGCTGCTGTTGCCAGCCTGGTGGTGGGTCAGGCGCATGATCAGCGCCATGAATGCCCTGGCCCTGGGTGAAGCAGCGGCTGCCCATGTCGGCATCGATGTGCGCCGCCTGCGCACACAGGTCATTGTCCTGGTCGCAGTACTGACCGGGTTTGCGGTAGCCTGGTGCGGCATGATAGGCTTCATCAGCCTGGTTGCACCACATCTGGTGCGCACCATGGGCGGGCCAGATCAAAGACAGGTGATACCACGCTCCATGCTCATGGGTGGTTTGCTCCTGCTACTGGCCGATACCGTGGCACGCTGCATCGCCATCCCGGCTGAAGTGCCAGTGGGTATTTTCACTGCCTTGCTGGGCAGCCCTTTCTTCCTGATCCTGCTGCGTAATGCACGTGGTCGTTTAGCCTGA
- a CDS encoding ATP-binding cassette domain-containing protein, translating to MLMKTTTQQGLLQLDAVCARLDKKDFGPFSLNIAKAEKVAILGPSGAGKSTLLKLLSRELKTSSGNITFQSRPLASWSLMELSRLRAVLPQNSDVAFGLETDLVISLGRVSRAHDPELSNIVRQAAAMAHAAHLLGRRFDSLSGGEQARIQLARIFAQLWDQRDGLILVDEPLAALDPGLQFDLLASLEEYATERQHAIAAILHDINHAMQAFERLLLVKNGQLVADIASNREAVPALEDLYDIALTCMHNEEGDLLVTPLRASSRARKSA from the coding sequence ATGTTAATGAAAACCACCACACAACAGGGTTTGCTCCAGCTTGACGCCGTCTGCGCCAGGCTGGACAAGAAAGACTTTGGGCCCTTTAGTCTGAATATAGCCAAGGCAGAAAAAGTCGCCATCCTTGGCCCCAGCGGCGCAGGCAAATCCACGCTGCTGAAACTGCTGTCCCGTGAATTAAAAACCAGCAGCGGCAACATCACTTTTCAGTCACGCCCGCTGGCAAGCTGGTCCTTGATGGAACTCAGCCGCCTGCGTGCCGTCCTGCCGCAAAACAGCGATGTGGCCTTTGGCCTGGAAACTGATCTGGTCATTAGCCTTGGTCGTGTCAGCCGTGCCCATGATCCTGAACTGTCCAACATCGTCAGACAAGCAGCGGCCATGGCCCATGCAGCCCATTTACTGGGCCGTCGCTTTGACAGCCTCTCTGGCGGCGAACAGGCACGCATACAACTGGCACGCATCTTTGCACAACTGTGGGACCAGCGCGATGGCCTGATACTCGTCGATGAACCTCTGGCAGCACTCGACCCCGGCCTGCAATTTGACCTGCTTGCCAGCCTCGAAGAATATGCGACAGAACGCCAGCATGCCATCGCCGCCATCCTGCATGACATCAACCATGCGATGCAGGCGTTCGAACGTCTGCTATTAGTCAAGAATGGCCAGCTCGTCGCCGACATCGCCAGCAACCGCGAAGCAGTACCGGCGCTGGAAGACTTGTATGATATCGCCCTGACCTGCATGCACAATGAAGAAGGTGATTTGCTGGTCACCCCCTTGCGCGCATCGTCACGCGCCAGGAAAAGCGCATAG
- a CDS encoding VOC family protein, producing the protein MQKPKMQEIKAFVPAKNFETSLAFYQDLGFEVVFSEDGYAHLKYAQCSFMLQEFYVADHTNNFMMHILVDDVGIWYEFIISSGIAEKYQVRLTAIVEQPYGMRDFTLTDPSGVLWFIGQNMDTCDNA; encoded by the coding sequence ATGCAAAAACCAAAGATGCAAGAAATCAAGGCCTTTGTGCCTGCCAAAAATTTTGAAACTTCCCTGGCCTTTTATCAAGACCTGGGATTTGAGGTCGTCTTTAGTGAAGATGGCTATGCCCATCTCAAATATGCACAATGCAGCTTCATGCTGCAAGAGTTCTATGTCGCTGATCACACCAATAATTTCATGATGCATATCCTGGTCGATGATGTCGGCATCTGGTATGAATTCATCATCTCATCCGGCATTGCAGAAAAATACCAGGTGCGCCTGACCGCAATTGTGGAACAGCCTTATGGCATGCGCGATTTCACGCTAACCGACCCGAGCGGCGTTCTGTGGTTCATAGGTCAGAATATGGATACTTGCGACAATGCGTAA
- a CDS encoding ChaN family lipoprotein, which translates to MRKSNLLIAVITTSLLSACATQTEKSVSSKILLLGEVHDNPEGHAQRYADLQKMVVAGWRPAIAMEQFDRENQAELTQAQATCTDADCIISKVGNKRWEWPHYRPVIQLAIDYKLPLLAANLSRADAARVMREGYAAVLDKNTISGYKLDQPLPAVVVDGQRAAMENGHCGKMPDNIVPSMVRAQVARDVVMAKIVTENADRGVVLLAGNGHVRRDLGVPAWLPASQQASVQVHGYLETSAEKPGMYDSSHVVKAHTRADPCTSIPAPKASS; encoded by the coding sequence ATGCGTAAATCAAACCTGCTCATCGCTGTGATCACCACCAGCCTTTTATCAGCATGCGCAACCCAGACTGAAAAATCAGTCAGCAGCAAAATACTATTGCTGGGCGAAGTGCATGACAATCCCGAAGGACATGCCCAACGCTATGCCGACCTGCAAAAAATGGTCGTCGCAGGCTGGCGTCCCGCCATCGCCATGGAGCAATTCGACCGCGAAAACCAGGCCGAACTCACCCAGGCACAGGCAACTTGCACCGATGCAGACTGCATCATCAGCAAGGTCGGCAACAAGCGCTGGGAGTGGCCGCATTACCGTCCCGTCATCCAGCTCGCCATCGATTACAAACTGCCGCTGCTTGCTGCCAACCTGTCCCGCGCAGATGCCGCCCGTGTCATGCGTGAAGGCTATGCTGCCGTGCTCGACAAGAACACCATCAGCGGCTATAAGCTGGACCAGCCCTTGCCTGCCGTGGTAGTCGATGGCCAGCGCGCTGCCATGGAAAACGGTCATTGCGGCAAGATGCCAGACAATATCGTCCCCAGCATGGTCAGGGCACAAGTTGCGCGTGATGTCGTGATGGCCAAGATCGTCACTGAAAATGCAGACCGTGGCGTCGTCCTGCTGGCCGGTAATGGCCACGTCAGGCGTGATCTTGGTGTACCGGCATGGCTGCCCGCCAGCCAGCAAGCCAGTGTGCAAGTTCACGGCTATCTGGAAACGTCAGCAGAAAAGCCCGGCATGTATGACAGCAGCCATGTCGTCAAGGCCCACACCCGCGCCGATCCATGCACCAGCATTCCCGCACCCAAGGCGTCATCTTAA
- a CDS encoding DUF2325 domain-containing protein has translation MCEHDKHSIALTPEATPAGSRRRRIWDLTHECHCPVIGVCIPLTTLRRIVNKAMNGQAIAEDYEIHVGAIAECGRRNRLSEAIQQELEQRYARTIQEFRAAKTVEAVTRLWLAAIDKGDVAGAFWAALTHPRCDADLQDGLCRDMHMLQHQAGASVRIDIARFNALLEQNKLLTRELGRVQERHNRALAEKTREIEKQNTQLIQLRAESIGKDSSIHFLSCDIAALKAEIPELETRQRLLKKIEQMAERQTETENLVRELKQKLTEASKAAADIQEQAAEQGRQQPEEKVYPITLHLKQKTVLCVGGRSGNVPTYRDLIERIGGRFAHHDGGLEDNQSLLDASLAAADLVICQTGCISHTAYWRVKDFCKRTGKRCVFVENPSVSSLARGLEKFSEDQAVHTETASQ, from the coding sequence ATGTGTGAACATGACAAACATAGTATTGCATTAACACCAGAAGCCACACCGGCAGGTTCACGCCGTCGCCGCATCTGGGATTTGACGCATGAATGCCATTGCCCCGTCATCGGTGTCTGCATACCACTGACAACCTTGCGACGCATCGTCAACAAGGCCATGAATGGCCAGGCCATTGCCGAAGACTATGAAATCCATGTCGGCGCGATTGCAGAATGTGGTCGCCGCAACCGCCTGTCAGAAGCCATACAGCAAGAACTGGAGCAACGCTATGCCCGCACCATACAGGAATTCCGTGCGGCAAAAACAGTAGAAGCTGTCACCCGCCTGTGGCTCGCCGCGATCGACAAAGGCGATGTCGCTGGCGCATTCTGGGCCGCACTGACACACCCGCGTTGCGACGCTGATTTGCAAGATGGCTTATGCCGCGACATGCACATGCTGCAGCACCAGGCTGGTGCCAGCGTACGCATCGATATCGCCCGCTTCAATGCCCTGCTTGAACAAAACAAATTGCTGACCCGCGAACTGGGCCGCGTACAGGAAAGACATAATCGCGCCCTGGCTGAGAAAACCCGCGAGATAGAAAAACAAAACACCCAGTTGATACAACTGCGTGCAGAAAGCATAGGCAAGGACAGCAGCATTCACTTCCTCAGTTGCGACATCGCTGCACTAAAAGCAGAAATCCCCGAACTGGAAACCCGCCAGCGCCTGCTCAAGAAAATCGAGCAAATGGCTGAACGCCAAACCGAAACGGAAAACCTGGTACGCGAGCTAAAGCAAAAACTCACAGAAGCCAGCAAAGCCGCCGCTGACATACAGGAACAGGCAGCCGAGCAAGGCAGGCAACAGCCAGAAGAAAAAGTCTATCCAATCACCCTGCACCTGAAGCAAAAAACTGTGCTATGTGTAGGTGGCCGCAGCGGCAATGTACCCACCTACCGCGACCTCATAGAACGCATAGGCGGCCGCTTCGCCCATCATGATGGTGGCCTCGAAGACAACCAAAGCCTGCTGGACGCCAGCCTGGCCGCCGCCGACCTCGTCATCTGCCAGACCGGTTGCATCAGCCACACCGCCTACTGGCGCGTCAAGGATTTCTGCAAACGCACCGGCAAACGCTGCGTCTTCGTAGAAAACCCCAGCGTCTCATCACTTGCACGCGGGTTGGAAAAATTCTCGGAAGATCAAGCCGTACATACAGAAACGGCCAGTCAATAA
- a CDS encoding DUF5694 domain-containing protein encodes MEQWAKRILFAGAVMPVLAQAQLDLTALDRDMTGPRAKVLVLGTVHLRSMPASFNPASLGGVLDKLAKFKPEIITIETESGEECDMAARHVARFGADYCASNEAARLATGLDAPAAMAEADKLLKAWPGQAMQVKPAQRRRLAALFLASYDTASAYVQWLQLPEAERHAGDGLNEALVEKLIQAGKRNNENYLIAAQLAARLGLQRVHAVDNHTGDRIDVVDIKVFVHSIESAWAAGNQDMNLRKKHEVELMQASELLPLYRYISEPEGLRIYAEANVAAAMRAKSPEGYPQIWVAGWEIRNMRMVANIRETFRERPGARVLSVVGVSHKPWFDHWLGQMQGVDIVDAADVLK; translated from the coding sequence ATGGAACAATGGGCAAAACGGATTTTGTTTGCAGGCGCAGTGATGCCAGTTCTGGCGCAGGCGCAGCTTGATTTGACGGCGCTCGATCGTGATATGACCGGGCCTCGTGCAAAGGTGCTGGTGCTAGGGACTGTGCATTTGCGTAGCATGCCAGCCAGCTTCAATCCTGCATCGCTGGGCGGTGTTCTCGATAAGCTGGCGAAATTCAAACCAGAGATTATTACGATAGAAACCGAGTCTGGTGAAGAATGTGATATGGCCGCCCGCCATGTCGCCAGATTTGGTGCTGACTATTGCGCATCGAACGAAGCTGCCAGGCTGGCTACGGGCCTGGATGCACCTGCGGCGATGGCTGAAGCAGACAAATTGTTGAAAGCATGGCCTGGGCAGGCAATGCAGGTAAAGCCAGCGCAACGCCGTCGTCTCGCGGCCTTGTTCCTGGCTTCGTATGATACGGCATCGGCCTATGTGCAATGGTTGCAATTGCCAGAGGCGGAGCGCCATGCGGGTGATGGCTTGAATGAGGCCTTGGTAGAAAAGCTCATTCAGGCAGGAAAACGCAATAATGAAAACTACCTGATTGCTGCGCAACTGGCTGCACGCCTGGGCTTGCAGCGTGTCCATGCCGTGGATAACCATACTGGTGACCGTATTGATGTGGTGGATATCAAGGTTTTTGTGCATTCCATAGAGTCTGCCTGGGCGGCAGGTAATCAAGATATGAACCTGCGAAAAAAACATGAAGTGGAGTTGATGCAGGCCAGCGAGCTTTTGCCCTTGTACCGCTATATCAGCGAACCAGAAGGCTTGCGGATTTATGCTGAGGCGAATGTCGCCGCTGCCATGCGTGCCAAATCGCCAGAAGGCTATCCGCAGATATGGGTAGCTGGCTGGGAGATACGTAATATGCGCATGGTTGCCAATATCCGCGAGACTTTCCGTGAACGCCCGGGTGCACGTGTGTTGTCTGTCGTCGGTGTTTCGCACAAACCCTGGTTTGATCACTGGCTGGGGCAGATGCAGGGTGTTGATATTGTGGATGCGGCTGATGTGTTGAAGTGA